The sequence AAAAGAGCCACTTCATCTCAATACTTGGGATGAAGTGACTCATGGTGCCACCCAATTTTTATGCAAACATACGTAACTCTAATCAAATAGATTCTGCAAAAATAAAAAAAGGTACTTCATCCTAAATAGGACGAAATACCTGTATTTCTTAATGCCACCTATGTTACACATTCTCTATCAGATACTAGTATAAATACTTATATCCTGTCTTTTTAACGGTAGACTTTCCGTATATCTCTACTCTAATTCGAAATATCGTCTCAAAGACCCATTCAATAACAGCTACAGTGCTTGGATCACACCTCCCCAAACTCTCTGGAACTAAACTCTATTACCTACTATCTCTTATCGCAGACTTTAATTTATGCATATAAAAATAAATATCCTTATTTCATAATCTATTTTCTAATACCTTAAATTCTTGATTTAAAGATATTATATTCAAGTGCATTTATTATTGCCACTTTGAATTTTCTTGTATTTCATTATTAGCACAAATTAAATCACTATTAATACTATTTATAGGCTTTTTCTGAATATTTCTTTAATTTAAACATTTCTAAAAGTAAATACATCCATTTACTAGTCTAGTGTACCTTATACTGTGTCAATAAACCCCTTAGATAACTGGCTATATGTTGAACCTACTCCCTTGTCTAAATCCAAATATCCGTAACATTTTTAGACTTCTTATTTATTTTCGGATGCCTTAGATTTCATAAGATTTTCCTCTTGCAACCTTTTCAAAAGGACCTGCCCAACTTCCTGTTATCTTGCAATAGTCCTCTGCTGTTTTGCCTTGCTTTATTAATTCTTTTATAAAATCTTCCCTTTCCTTGACTTGCTTATTATGTTCATCAACCCGCTTATCATCCTTGCATAACTTATACTCTCCAGCTAATAACTTTTCAACTAACTCTTTGTCATTCTTTGGATTGCCTCCAATATCATTATAATAAATTCCTGTATGTATGATATTATGAGCATCTGAATTACAAATTAACTTGCTACCTAAGCGTTTAGCTAAATCTGTGATTAATTGTTCATCAAGTCTGCTTATATTTGTGGAATGAACTTCAATTGCATCAGGGATACATCTTTCAATATCTATATTTACTTCCTCAGAATACCTAAACGGATGATTCAATGCAATATATCCACCTCTTGATTTTACAAAATTATAAACTTCCTCATAAGTCCAAGTCTTTTCTTGAAGTATTTCATCATGGAGACCTATTACAAGTATATCTTCATTCATATTATTATTGCCGTGTATTGTGATCTCAATGCCACCAAAGATTTTAAAAGGTTTGTATTTCTCATTCAATTCTTCAATATGCTGCACTGGTACCAATTTATTATGATCAGAAATAACTATTGCATCTAAGCCATAACTAATTGCCGCCTTTATCTGTTGCTCTTCTGTAGCAATGCTGCATTTTGATCTTTCACTGGTGTGCAAATGTAAATCTATTTTCATACCCTTTCCCCCTATTTGCGTATATTATAATCTTATATACCTTTGATTGTAATTTTTTTATCTATTTTCATGCATAGGCTATTTGTCCATCTGTAGAATCATTATTTCATTATCTGTGTAGAACTGTTCCATACCAATCTTGATAAACGTATCAATTCTTCATATATTTATAGCTATTTGAGTACAAAATATAACTTTTCGTTAATAAAGAATACTTTATTTATAAATTATGCTGACTCTATAACCATTTTTATACTTCTTTGAAGAATAATGCTATCTGATCTGCACAATGAGCATCAGAACCTAACACCATAGGTACATTATATTGTAAAATTAATTCTTTAAATACACCTGATGGATATGTCTCTCCACACTTTTCTTTCCTTAACCCTGATGTGTTAAAATCTATTGAATAACCTTTTTCTTTTAACTCTATTACAACTTCTTCTAACAACTTTAAGTCATACTTTTCATTTGGCAAATCTGTTTTGTATTTTCTGACTAAGGTAGGATGTCCGATTCTCTTTGGCTTGTACTTTCCTAAATCTGCTTTTATTGATTTTAATATTGTTTCATAATAAAGATTATAAACCTTATCCATTCCTCCTAGTTTATCAACCAATTTAACAATTTCAGCTGAACCAGACCCTATTGGATAATATTGTCCATCATATCTTAATACATGAACAGATAATATAGCGTCATCAAGATACTTACCATACTTATCTAACAATGTCTTAGTTTCTTGTTCTATCCCTTCTATATAATCTACCTCAAAGCCTATATTAACCTTTATCTTATGCTTATACTTTTCTTTTACTTCCATTAATGCTTTTAAATATGGTTCTATGTTTTCTTCTTTCATAGAGCTATCATTTCTTGGTGATGGATCCTTTGGAAGTGGTATTGTCATGTGTTCTGTAAATGTAATTTCTTCAAGTCCTTCTGCAATAGCTTTTTCCACAAGCACATCAAAACTCTCCTCAGAACCATGAGGACAAAATGGTGTATGTATGTGTCCATCTCTCTTATTGTTAATTTCCATTAGTTCTCTCCTCTAAAGTTTATTGTTTTACTCTCACAAAATATTATAACTCTCATTAAAAGAAAAATGTAGGATATTTCCTACATTTTTCGCTATATATTTTATTTTAATAATCAGAATCCACTTATTTTGAAAACTACATTATTCACCTGAAATGGCTACATTACTAAACTTTATAGCCTTTGGCAACTCAAAATGATCATCCTTTTGTAATTCCTTAGATAAAACTACATTTCCTTGTACATCCTTGATGCTAGCAGATAAAGATCCTCCTGTTAACGGAATCAACTTATCTCCCTGCTTCAATAAAGCCAATCTAATTTCCCCTCCAAAATCACCTGTTAGTACATCAATTTGAAAATCAGAGAATTTTAAAATATGAAGAGTACCTTCCTTAAACATTTCTTCAAAAGAAGTTTTACCGCCTTTAACAAAAGCTCCATTATAACTTCCTATTGGCTCTAAACCTAGATAATCTGCAAACTTAAATGAACCATAAAGAGTTTGTAACTTTTTATCCTTTACTAACTCTCTATCCTTAAGTTCT comes from Clostridium sp. TW13 and encodes:
- the hisJ gene encoding histidinol-phosphatase HisJ, with the protein product MEINNKRDGHIHTPFCPHGSEESFDVLVEKAIAEGLEEITFTEHMTIPLPKDPSPRNDSSMKEENIEPYLKALMEVKEKYKHKIKVNIGFEVDYIEGIEQETKTLLDKYGKYLDDAILSVHVLRYDGQYYPIGSGSAEIVKLVDKLGGMDKVYNLYYETILKSIKADLGKYKPKRIGHPTLVRKYKTDLPNEKYDLKLLEEVVIELKEKGYSIDFNTSGLRKEKCGETYPSGVFKELILQYNVPMVLGSDAHCADQIALFFKEV
- a CDS encoding PHP domain-containing protein, encoding MKIDLHLHTSERSKCSIATEEQQIKAAISYGLDAIVISDHNKLVPVQHIEELNEKYKPFKIFGGIEITIHGNNNMNEDILVIGLHDEILQEKTWTYEEVYNFVKSRGGYIALNHPFRYSEEVNIDIERCIPDAIEVHSTNISRLDEQLITDLAKRLGSKLICNSDAHNIIHTGIYYNDIGGNPKNDKELVEKLLAGEYKLCKDDKRVDEHNKQVKEREDFIKELIKQGKTAEDYCKITGSWAGPFEKVARGKSYEI